A single window of Hymenobacter sp. APR13 DNA harbors:
- a CDS encoding DUF2279 domain-containing protein has translation MAAPPLAAEPPLVRPDSSRLSRRLPVLAGGLAVTYTGLLYGLSKGWYTGERSSFHWFNDLPEWKQMDKVGHFWGAFHESRGAVDMLRWAGVPERRALWYGGFVGFLLQSPIELLDGRDPAYGASASDLAANFLGSAGLIGQQLAWGEVRLMPKYSFHTTSYAARRPNVLGRSLAEQHLKDYNGQTYWLCADVGAWLPASSRWPRWLQPAVGYGAQQMLFNDPDANAAAGLNAYRQYYLSFDIDLRHIPTRSKLLRRVFYVASIFHLPAPALEWNQRRGFVMRGLYY, from the coding sequence GTGGCGGCTCCCCCGCTCGCCGCGGAGCCGCCGCTGGTCCGGCCCGACAGCAGCAGACTGAGCCGCCGCCTGCCGGTGCTGGCCGGGGGGCTGGCCGTCACGTACACAGGCCTGCTCTATGGCCTGAGCAAGGGCTGGTACACTGGTGAGCGAAGCTCGTTTCACTGGTTCAACGACCTGCCCGAGTGGAAGCAGATGGACAAGGTGGGCCACTTCTGGGGCGCCTTCCACGAAAGCCGCGGCGCAGTGGATATGCTGCGCTGGGCCGGGGTGCCCGAGCGCCGCGCCCTCTGGTATGGTGGCTTCGTGGGGTTTCTGCTGCAAAGCCCCATCGAGCTGCTCGACGGCCGCGACCCGGCTTACGGCGCCTCTGCTAGTGATCTGGCTGCTAACTTCCTGGGCTCGGCCGGCCTGATCGGGCAGCAGCTGGCCTGGGGCGAGGTACGCTTGATGCCTAAGTATTCGTTTCATACCACATCCTACGCTGCCCGCCGGCCCAACGTGCTGGGGCGTAGCCTGGCCGAGCAACACCTGAAAGACTACAACGGCCAGACTTACTGGCTGTGCGCCGACGTGGGCGCCTGGCTGCCGGCCTCCTCGCGCTGGCCCCGCTGGCTGCAGCCGGCCGTGGGCTATGGCGCCCAGCAGATGCTGTTCAACGACCCCGACGCCAACGCCGCCGCGGGCCTGAACGCCTACCGTCAATACTACCTGTCGTTCGATATTGACCTGCGCCACATCCCAACCCGCAGCAAGCTCCTGCGCCGGGTGTTCTACGTGGCCAGCATCTTCCACCTGCCGGCCCCGGCCCTGGAGTGGAACCAGCGCCGCGGCTTCGTGATGCGCGGCCTTTATTACTAA
- a CDS encoding Smr/MutS family protein: protein MNIGDRVRLLTGREQGIVTRILSDELVEVAIDNDFTIPVLRREVVVVAADEDKAFGRQGPPPVTPHRAKAGKHKPAKPAPASAAASAATPASGSAPAKAEQPAPPKATVPQPAAKGLYLALSHQSPELLSVHVINNTDREVLYTYGEENKGRYRALRADKLGAKAVSGALGHLHLKDFDQWPAAVVQLLPHQINSDTAYELLTKRTQFKATSFYSSRREAPVLGREAYLFQLDEKPAAPVAPEKLAETLQAQLSGNAPAKPAAVAPAPEPAKAIKAPPHEVDLHLEALRPEGGEDLSNTAILKLQLEVFEDTLSRALATNMHEIVFIHGSGSGTLRKEIHKLLSRNKDIKFFEDSKKEKFGYGATLVRLK, encoded by the coding sequence ATGAACATTGGAGATAGAGTGCGCCTGCTGACCGGGCGCGAGCAAGGCATCGTCACCCGCATCCTCAGCGACGAGCTGGTGGAAGTAGCCATCGACAACGACTTCACGATTCCGGTGCTGCGCCGCGAGGTGGTGGTAGTGGCTGCCGATGAGGACAAGGCATTCGGCCGCCAGGGCCCGCCACCCGTGACGCCCCACCGGGCCAAGGCGGGCAAGCACAAGCCCGCCAAACCGGCCCCAGCCTCGGCAGCTGCTTCGGCAGCCACTCCCGCATCCGGCAGTGCCCCTGCCAAAGCCGAGCAGCCGGCGCCGCCCAAAGCCACTGTGCCCCAGCCGGCCGCCAAAGGCCTGTACCTGGCCCTCAGCCACCAGTCGCCGGAGCTGCTGTCGGTTCACGTCATCAACAACACCGACCGGGAGGTGCTCTACACTTACGGCGAGGAAAACAAGGGCCGCTACCGCGCCCTGCGCGCCGACAAGCTCGGCGCCAAAGCCGTGAGCGGCGCCCTTGGCCACCTGCACCTCAAGGACTTCGACCAGTGGCCGGCGGCCGTGGTGCAGCTGCTGCCGCACCAGATCAACTCCGATACGGCCTACGAGCTGCTCACCAAGCGCACTCAGTTCAAGGCCACCAGCTTCTACAGCAGCCGCCGCGAAGCGCCGGTGCTGGGCCGCGAAGCCTACCTGTTTCAGCTGGATGAGAAGCCGGCCGCGCCCGTAGCCCCTGAGAAGCTGGCCGAAACGCTGCAGGCCCAACTCAGCGGCAACGCCCCCGCCAAGCCGGCCGCCGTAGCGCCTGCCCCGGAGCCGGCCAAGGCCATCAAGGCCCCGCCACACGAAGTAGACCTGCACTTGGAAGCCCTACGCCCCGAAGGCGGCGAAGACCTCAGCAACACGGCTATTCTGAAGCTGCAGCTGGAGGTGTTCGAGGATACGCTGAGCCGGGCGCTGGCCACCAACATGCACGAAATCGTATTCATCCACGGCTCCGGCAGCGGCACGCTCCGCAAGGAAATCCACAAGCTGCTCAGCCGCAACAAGGACATCAAGTTCTTCGAGGACTCGAAGAAGGAGAAGTTCGGCTACGGCGCCACGCTGGTGCGACTGAAGTAA